In the genome of Thermoanaerobaculia bacterium, the window GAAAACCAGCTGATCGAATCGCAGCACCGGAAGGGCACGGGAAAGAAACCGCTGACGTTCGTCGTCTCGCTGATCATCCACGCGCTCGTGATCGGAACGGTCGTCGCCGCTTCGCTCTGGTTCGTGGAAGAAGTTCCGGAGCCCCCGATCCCGGTACAGTTCTACGCCGCGGCTCCCCCGCCGCCGCCTCCCCCTCCGCCGCCCGCGGCGAAGGCCGCGCCGCAGAAGGCCCAGCCCAAGCCCACGCCCCAGATCCCGCAGCGCGTGATGGCGCCGACGGTGATCCCCGACGTCATCCCGCAGCCGCTCCCGGCGCCCGAGCCGGTCGAGGCGCCTCCGGGAGAAGGCGTCGAGGGGGGAGTCGAGGGGGGAGTCCCGGGAGGCGTCGTGGGCGGCGTGATCGGCGGAACGAAGGGGGGCACCGGAACGGAAGTGGGCGCCCCTCTCCGCGTCGGCGGTGACGTGAAGGCGCCGATCCTGAAGGAGCGCGTCGAGCCGGTCTACCCGGAGCCCGCGAGGAAGGCGCGCATGCAGGGCGTCGTCATCCTCGAGGCGATCATCACCGCGGACGGAACGGTTTCCGACGTCAAGGTCCTGAAATCCGTCAACCCGCTTCTCGACGCCGCCGCCGAGCGCGCGGTGTCGCACTGGACCTACCGCCCGGCCACGCTGAACGGGCGCGCGGTCTCCGTGTACCTGACGGTCACGGTCAACTTCCAGCTGCATTGATTGTCGCGCGTGCGCATTAAGATGAGGAGGATTTTTTAATCATGTTGGAAATTTGGAACCAGATGAGCTGGATCGCCCGGGGGGTGGTGATCATCCTGGGACTGCTGTCGATCTACTCCATCACCGTGATGATCGAGCGTCTGATCGCGTTCGGAAAGGCGAAGAAGCAGTCCCTTCTCTTCGCGCGTCAGGTCACGACGTTCCTGAAGCAGGACAACATCGCCGGCGCGATCGCCGAGTCGAAGAAGTACAAGGACAGCCACCTCGCGCGCGTCGTCTCGGCGGGGCTCTACGAGTTCCAGTACGAGGTCCAGGCGGGAACGATGAACGTCGCCGGGCACGACGTCGTCGAGGCCGGCAAGCGCGCGGTCGAGCGCGAGGCGCTCATGGTCACGGCCGATTTCAAGCGCGGGATCGGCGGTCTCGCCACGATCGCGACGACGGCGCCGTTCATCGGCCTGTTCGGAACGGTCATCGGCATCATCCACTCCTTCGAGGGGATCTCGAAGGGCGGCGGCGGCAACCTGGCGAGCGTCTCCGGCGGCATCGCGGAAGCGCTCTGGACGACCGCCCTCGGTCTCTTCGTGGCCATTCCGGCGGTCTGGATGTTCAACTACTTCATGAACAAGATCGAGCGCTTCCAGGTCGAGATGTCCAACTCCGCGTCGGAGCTCCTCGACTATTTCGTCAAGAAGCAGGGAGCGGCCCGGGCTTCCTAGGCCGGGCGAACCCAGGGGAGGATCCATGGATCTCGGTGGCGACAAGGGAAATATCCGGAGCGAGATCAACGTCACGCCGCTCGTCGACGTCTGCCTCGTGCTGCTGATCATCTTCATGGTGGTGACGCCGATGCTCGGCACCGGCGACATCACCCTGCCGCGGACCGACCAGCCGTCGAAGAAGCCCGAGGACGAGAAACAGATCGTCCTGAACGTGAAGTACGGGAATCCTCCCATCCTCGGGATCGGCGACCAGGTCTATTCGCGCGCCGATTTCGAGAAGATTCTCGACGAGGACTACCAGCGCAACTCGACGCGGCCCGTCGTCATCAAGGCGGACGCGCGGCTGGCGTGGAAGGACGTCCGCGACGTCATGCGCGTCGCCAAGGACGCCGGCTTCGAGAACGTCGGCCTCATCACGGACAAGAAGCAGAAGCCCGGGCAGTAGCCGCACGAGCGCGAGGGAGATACCGAACATGGAAATGGGAAAAGTCGGCAGCGTTCGGAGCGAGATCAACGTCACCCCGCTCGTCGACGTCTGCCTCGTCCTCCTCATCATCTTCATCGTCATCCAGCCCATGACGCAGATGGGCTACAACGCGACGATTCCGCCGAAAGCGCCGCCGACCAGCATCGCGACGCCGCCGCCCGACCAGATCGTCGTCTCGTACACCGCGGACCGGAAGATCTATCTGAACAAGCAGGAGATGACCCAGAGCTCCCTCGTGACCCAGCTCGGGCAGATCCTCGAGAACCGCCGCGAAAAGGTCGTTTTCTTTTCCGTCGACGACAATGCGAACTACGGCGACACCATGACCGTCATGGACGCCGTCCGGAACTCGACCGGCTACAAGGAGAGCGCCGAAGAGGGCGTCAAGATCGGCATCGTGATGGAGCCGGTGCCCGTCCACTGAAT includes:
- a CDS encoding energy transducer TonB — translated: MFENQLIESQHRKGTGKKPLTFVVSLIIHALVIGTVVAASLWFVEEVPEPPIPVQFYAAAPPPPPPPPPPAAKAAPQKAQPKPTPQIPQRVMAPTVIPDVIPQPLPAPEPVEAPPGEGVEGGVEGGVPGGVVGGVIGGTKGGTGTEVGAPLRVGGDVKAPILKERVEPVYPEPARKARMQGVVILEAIITADGTVSDVKVLKSVNPLLDAAAERAVSHWTYRPATLNGRAVSVYLTVTVNFQLH
- a CDS encoding MotA/TolQ/ExbB proton channel family protein; protein product: MLEIWNQMSWIARGVVIILGLLSIYSITVMIERLIAFGKAKKQSLLFARQVTTFLKQDNIAGAIAESKKYKDSHLARVVSAGLYEFQYEVQAGTMNVAGHDVVEAGKRAVEREALMVTADFKRGIGGLATIATTAPFIGLFGTVIGIIHSFEGISKGGGGNLASVSGGIAEALWTTALGLFVAIPAVWMFNYFMNKIERFQVEMSNSASELLDYFVKKQGAARAS
- a CDS encoding biopolymer transporter ExbD — its product is MDLGGDKGNIRSEINVTPLVDVCLVLLIIFMVVTPMLGTGDITLPRTDQPSKKPEDEKQIVLNVKYGNPPILGIGDQVYSRADFEKILDEDYQRNSTRPVVIKADARLAWKDVRDVMRVAKDAGFENVGLITDKKQKPGQ
- a CDS encoding biopolymer transporter ExbD codes for the protein MEMGKVGSVRSEINVTPLVDVCLVLLIIFIVIQPMTQMGYNATIPPKAPPTSIATPPPDQIVVSYTADRKIYLNKQEMTQSSLVTQLGQILENRREKVVFFSVDDNANYGDTMTVMDAVRNSTGYKESAEEGVKIGIVMEPVPVH